In Takifugu flavidus isolate HTHZ2018 chromosome 1, ASM371156v2, whole genome shotgun sequence, the DNA window agcagcagtagtagcagtagtagcagtagcagcagtagcagcagtagtagcagcagcagtagtagcagcagtagcagcagcagcagtagtagcatagcagcagtagtacagcagtagtagcagcagcatagtagtagtagtagtagtagttagtagtaagtagtagtagtagtagcagtagtagcagtatatAGAATATAGTTAGAAGGTAAAAGGAAATTCTAAGATTGTCTTTGTTGAACAGGTGAAGGGAGCCATGTGACCCGCTGGGTCGTTAATCTATATTAACCTACTGGTCAGTTAAACTAGATTAACCAGTAGCTGCTTCCCTCTCTCAAGAGGTCCCAGAGGTCTCGGGTCCTATTTTCGGCTGTGGAGGATCTTTGGAGATCAGGTTGTTCTGTGATcagaccaccagggggcgctcgcTGGCTTCACTCTACTGTTCTGAGCTCAGTCAGGGGCCCGTGGATGCAGTGGCGCTCCCGGGCAGCAGCGCCACCTGGCGGTCAGACCAGTCGGTGCAGACACCGCCCCATCAATGAGCTGGattcttcctgcagctgcagcctcgtGCGCCGTGACTCGCGCGCTCCTTATCGAGGCCCTTGTCATAACCCGACGGGGTACCTGTGCAGTCTGGCCTCCCCGATGCACCAGGGGGGCCTCGCTGTCCTTGAAGGCTTTGGTTCCTCTGGAGGGAAGAACCAGCTTCACAGACCTCAAACATCCAGCACACAAACTGCAGTCAGACAGGCTTTAATAGAACCGGGCCATGGAGGCACCTTCTGgtgccccccaacacacaacaccccccagggaggaggaaCGCAGCCGCTGCTGTGGGTGAATGGAGGAGAGAGACCTCCCAGGGTGTGAGGAGACTATTAATCAGCCCCTGGCTCCTTAATgaagatccatccatcatccaggatGGAAGGATCGTCCCACCAGAACCACCTCGTTATCTCCTGACACCAGATGGAGCCGTTTCTCTCGGACATTATCATGCATGAAAGTTCTCCTCTGGTTCCTGCCGCTGTTCTCCATGGGTtcagctcccctcccctcccccctcccctcccctcccctcccctcctctcctctcctctcctctcctctcccctcctctcccttcctcacttccccccctcccctccctctcctcctcctctctctccctcctctctctcctctcctctcctctccctctcctctcccatcccctcccctcctctcctctcctctcctctcctcccctctcctctctctcctctcctctcccctcctctcccctcctcccctctcctctcccctcccctcccctcctctcctccccctctctctcctctcctcgcctctcccctcctctcctctcctctcctcccctcccctcctcctccccccctcccctcccctcccctccctcctcactctcctctcctctcccctcctctcctccctcccctctcaacctccctcctcctcctcctctcctctcctctccttctcctctcctctcctctcctctcctctcctctcctcgtctcctctcctctcctctcctctcctcccctcccctcctctcctctctctctcctccccctcctcccctctcctctcctcctctcctctccctctcctccccctcctcccctctcctctcctcgcctctcccctcccctcgctctccctctccctcccccctctcctctcctctcctctcctttctccttctcctctcatcctcccctcccctctcccatcctctcctctcctctccctcgctccctcgcctcctccccctcctcctctcccctcctctcctctcctctcctccctctcctctgcctctcctctcctctcctcctcctcatccccctcccctcccctccccccccgccaTCCCCTCCTGCCCCGtcccctccgcctcccctcccctcctctcctctcccctcccctgcccctcccctcccctcccctccgcctcccctcctcgtcctctcctctcctcccctctcctccctcccctccgcctccctcccctcccctcccctccgacCCTCCCCGtcgcccctcctctcctctcctccctctcctctcctccctcccctccccgtccctcccctcccctcctctcctctctcctccccctcctctcctccctccctctcctcctctgctctcctctctccccgcCGTCCTCTCGCccctcccctccgtcccctgcccaccctcctcccctcctgcctcctctcgtctcctccctcctccactcccctcaccctcccctcccctcccctcccctcctcgtcactctcctccctctcctccactccctcccttcccctcccctcaggaCTCCTGCTTGGTGTCCAGGGTGGAGGCGGTGGCCATGGAGCAGAGCATGACGTGGCTGCTCTTGGGGGACGTCCAGGCCGGCTGGTGGACCGACGAGGTCTCCGTGCGGTAGATCTGGGCCCTGTCTTGAGAGCCGAAGCGAGCGGCCAGGAGGAAGAagtccctcctgaagctgcggGTGAAGAAGGCGTAGAGGAAGGGGTTGGAGCAGGAGTTGATGGGGTAGAAGAGCACCAGCAGGAGTTTGGCGTCGGAGACGGTGATGAGAGGAAGCTTCAGCGCCGCCGAAACGGCGAAGATGGAGATGGGAGCCATGCAGCTGAAGTCCGTGAAGATCAGCACGGCCATGCGGCGGGCGATGCGCGTGTCGGCGTGAGCCGGGGCGCACGAGGGGTTGCGCACGGTCAGGTAGATGCTGAGgtagcagacacacacgcagaggaaGGCCAGGACGTTGAGGAGCAGGAGAGACACCACGTAGACCTGCGACAGCCCAGACTCCACGTCCATGGGCAGGCAGATGCTCACCTGCACGGAGACGAGGACAGACGGAAACATGAggaggtcaaggtcaaggtcaaggtcaaggtcacagACGGTGGACCTGCTAAAGGTCAACAGACCTGGTGGACCTGCTGAGGGTCAGCAGACCTGGTGGACCTGCTGAGGGTCAGCAGACCTGGTGGTGGACCTGCTAAAGGTCAACAGACCTGGTGGACCTGCTGAGGGTCAGCAGACCTGGTGGACCTGCTGAGGGTCAGCAGACCCGGTGGTGGACCTGCTAAAGGTCAACAGACCTGGTGGACCTGCTAAAGTCAACAGACCTGGTGGACCTGCTAAAGGTCAGCAgacctggtggagctgctgaaggtcaaCAGACCTGGTGGTGGACCTGCTAAAGGTCAGCAgacctggtggagctgctgaaggtcagCAGACCTGGTGGACCTGCTAAAGGTCAACAGACTTGGTGGACCTGCTAAAGGTCACAGAGCAGACCTGGGTCCACCAGAACCTCCACAGCCCAGACGGGTTAGTTACCAGCTGTGGACAGAACAAATTCCAGCTCCATGACCAGTTAGTCCAGCTCCATGACCAGTTAGTCCAGCTCCATGACCAGTTAGTCCAGCTCCGTGACCAGTTAGTCCAGCTCCATGACCAGTTAGTCCAGCTCCATGACCAGTTAGTCCAGCTCCGTGACCAGTTAGTCCAGCTCCGTGACCAGTTAGTCCAGACAGATCCACATCCAGCTCCAGAGCTCAGGACCAGAGCTCTGGTCTCTGTGGGTCTACTGGAGCTGCAGACGGACTCTGCAGACtctctgaaggttctggaggaggcgCTGACCTTGCTGTAGCTGCTGACCCCGACGGTGGGCAGCGCCGCAGAGACGCAGGAGAAGATCCAGCCCGCCGCCATGACCACGCAGGCCTGCCTCAGGCCCAGCCGGCGGTTCCTCTGCAGGGCGTGCGTGATGGTGTGCCAGCGCTCCAGGGTGATGGACGTGAGCGTGAACACCGACAGCTCGCTAgcgaacacctgcagacaccgaGGTCAGAGCTTCCCTCCACGCCCGCCAGCACCCACCACTCACCGTGAAGAAGCCGGCGGCGCTGCAGCCCAGGCCCGTCTGCCAGTCGATGGCGTGGTTGTAGTACTGGCTGCGCGTCAGCACGTCCACGGTTGCTATGACGACCAGGTAGACGCCCATGCACAGGTCAGAAAAGGCCAGGTGGCACATGAGGAAGCGAGGGACGGTCAGTTTGGAGCGGCTTCCTGTCGTAGCACAaacagggtgggaggaggggcaACGCGTCCAGACTGGTGGGACCACAGGAAGGTGCTCGTTCCTACCTAGCAGCACCAGGAGAACGGTCGTGTTCCCCAACAACGCCAACACAGATACGACCCAGATCAGCACCCGTAGGAAGCTGGGGGACATGATGTCCTCACAGGGGTTAAACTCATCCTGGGTCGGGGTGCAGGTGATGGAGCTGGCGTTGGTGCAGTAGTCCCGGTAGAAGTGACGGTTCTCCTGAGCGTTGGGCTCCCAGCACAAGGAGCTCCACCTGGACCTGAACAGGAGAGCTGTGGCTTTATCATGTTTCTGCGTTTGACACAAGGTTTagaggagaaaggaagagacACCGGTTCCTCCTGACGTTGTGGAAGGCGCAGCAGTGTGAGGGGTAGGTCAggttggcctgctggaggtggcCGAAGAGCTCCGGAGGAGGAAGCTCCTTCAGCTGAAAGGCGGATTCTGCGATCAACTTCTTCAGACCGGAGAGGATGTGGTCGGGCAGAGCGCTGAGGGCCGTGTAGGAGATATCTCTGCAGAGGACAAGCACAGAGCACTTCAGGTCTGGggtccaggaggaccaggagccgCCTGGGCTCCAGACctccagcttctgctcctcTAACTCTGCTCTGATGGAGGATTTAGGATTCATCTTTCTGCCACCACAGGTCGGCCTCCACCATGGAGCTGAACCTTAACCCACCGATGGTAGAGGTTGGTGACAGGAAGGtgatcaccatggtaaccaaaGGTCCCTAGGCCTGTTGTCTGGAGTCCTTCAGCTATGACAGTGAGGACATCTCTGTCTACGTTACTGTGTCTCCTACgtgctgacccctgaccctgacccctgaggaGGTGAATCATGTCATGCTTACAGCACCACCAGCTCCCTGGAGCCCGCGAAGGCGTTGGGACTGATGCGGCTCAGCTTCTGATTTCCTCTCAGAAATCTGAGGCAGAAAGCAAAAGTGTGAGTCTTTGTCTTCTTCTCCGCCCGCGACTCCCAATCTGCGACTCACAATCTGTGCATCTTCGTGCCGTTGAAGGCGTCGCTCGCCACCTCCTTGATGCCATTTCTGGTGAGCCGTCTGTCAGGAGAGAAGAGCCAAGTTAGCGACACGAGGCTGCACGACTGGAGAGTCCAACGGCTTCAGCAGCCACCAGCTGCATCCATCTCACTCCTCTGTGGCCTTTAAATGCTGCTAATTGTGCCAGATAAAGTTAAATGGACATTTTCAGTAAAGTAATGTTGGTCATCAGCTGTTTTCTCTCAAATTCTGCCgcataaaaacagaattttaaacGACAGCACTGCTAATTTCGACCCATGAGCCGAACTGCGACTGCAAACTATAGcgtgaccactagagggcgccaaaGGTCACAGCCTGGATGGTCAGGTCGGAAGTAAGTAGGTTAAGTaggtttaaaaatgtaacataTTCCACTCTTCACTCAGCTGTGGGGGGACTAAGGGAAATATATATTAACCTGTCATATTGACCGGTCCACATAACTGGTCAATAGTGACGATGGGTTACTGGTTGGAGTTCCACACACTCCTGGTTTTACTGGTGCCTTTAGAAGCTGCTGGTGGAACATGAGTgcatgaggaggaaggagagaagatgGCAAGATGTGTGTGTAGCGGCAGTCGTGTGAGGGCGGAGCGGGTTTCTAAAAATGGGAGGAAGCTCTTACATCTCCCTGATGGTCTGAGTGCAGAGGCCTCTGAAGGCGTTAGCAGGGACGCGCTCGATGTGGCTGTTCTCCTGGACGTCCCTGAGCAACGCACGCACAGGGAAGATCAACGGTTACAAGCACGTTTTCACAGTTACAGGAGCATTTAAGGGTCTTCATCATGTATTAAATTGACTCTCGTTGTGAAAGCGAAGCCACGTTGAGGGTGAGTGAAGAGGTGGCTGCTGAAGTGtaggctggagctgcaggctggGATGAAACTGTGCGGTTTCTTCTGGGCACAATTACAGCCGCCTATATGCTCACACGCATGTGGGAATAGTGCTGCAGGGGCGTGTGAGCGTGCATGCAGAGCTACGGTGTGATGCAC includes these proteins:
- the fshr gene encoding follicle-stimulating hormone receptor, with amino-acid sequence MRCLAAMAAMAAMAAMAAASVPGWEVEAGPGAQTSLVKRSQRVCEQLDRSSRLVPLNISSSSRCLRITQTQMRAIPRGALSRLTLLRRLIVSENQILTTIAAFAFTGLPQLTDIFISENAALEDIGASAFSDLPELLELTITKSKHLSYIHPDAFRNTGKLQYLTICNTGLRIFPDLSKIGSAAHGFVLDVQENSHIERVPANAFRGLCTQTIREIRLTRNGIKEVASDAFNGTKMHRLFLRGNQKLSRISPNAFAGSRELVVLDISYTALSALPDHILSGLKKLIAESAFQLKELPPPELFGHLQQANLTYPSHCCAFHNVRRNRSRWSSLCWEPNAQENRHFYRDYCTNASSITCTPTQDEFNPCEDIMSPSFLRVLIWVVSVLALLGNTTVLLVLLGSRSKLTVPRFLMCHLAFSDLCMGVYLVVIATVDVLTRSQYYNHAIDWQTGLGCSAAGFFTVFASELSVFTLTSITLERWHTITHALQRNRRLGLRQACVVMAAGWIFSCVSAALPTVGVSSYSKVSICLPMDVESGLSQVYVVSLLLLNVLAFLCVCVCYLSIYLTVRNPSCAPAHADTRIARRMAVLIFTDFSCMAPISIFAVSAALKLPLITVSDAKLLLVLFYPINSCSNPFLYAFFTRSFRRDFFLLAARFGSQDRAQIYRTETSSVHQPAWTSPKSSHVMLCSMATASTLDTKQES